Proteins co-encoded in one Nonlabens agnitus genomic window:
- a CDS encoding energy transducer TonB, translating to MYRLFASFLLFNFFSFSIYAQTEISISKKNEKLLGQSYKYYSKKKFDKALNYVEKAMQESEVQDIAMASLLEGNIHFALDNLEEAKKAYVKAIQVSKPSDNAAYTAQIGLARSMTKINRRKEIETKKKEREALKDSIDTEKKNKDKTTAFAIIEQVPIYPGCEGKISNAAYKSCMQEKITAHVSENFNTGVSKAIGIKGKININVQFKISAQGDVIDIYAKALNPLLEEEAIRVIQRLPNMQPGTQQGKPVNVIYGLPIIFQVN from the coding sequence ATGTATAGATTATTCGCTTCTTTTTTGCTTTTCAACTTTTTCTCCTTTTCGATTTATGCGCAAACTGAAATATCGATTAGCAAAAAGAATGAAAAGCTACTGGGCCAATCTTATAAATACTACTCCAAAAAGAAATTTGACAAAGCGTTGAATTATGTAGAAAAGGCCATGCAGGAATCTGAAGTTCAAGATATTGCCATGGCATCATTACTGGAAGGCAACATTCACTTTGCACTAGATAACTTAGAAGAAGCGAAAAAAGCCTACGTAAAAGCCATTCAGGTTTCAAAACCAAGTGATAATGCTGCCTACACAGCGCAAATAGGCCTCGCTCGCAGTATGACTAAAATAAACAGACGTAAGGAAATTGAGACCAAGAAAAAGGAAAGGGAAGCTTTAAAAGACTCCATCGATACGGAAAAGAAGAACAAAGATAAAACTACTGCCTTTGCCATAATTGAACAGGTTCCTATCTATCCTGGTTGTGAAGGAAAGATTTCCAATGCTGCTTACAAAAGCTGCATGCAGGAAAAAATCACGGCGCACGTTTCTGAAAACTTCAATACAGGTGTTTCCAAAGCCATAGGCATCAAGGGTAAAATCAATATAAATGTGCAATTTAAAATTAGTGCCCAAGGTGATGTCATCGATATTTATGCAAAGGCTTTAAACCCGTTACTGGAAGAAGAAGCTATACGAGTGATCCAGCGACTACCTAACATGCAACCCGGCACGCAGCAAGGAAAACCAGTAAACGTTATTTATGGTCTGCCAATTATTTTTCAGGTGAATTGA
- the aroC gene encoding chorismate synthase, translating to MAGNTFGQAFKLTTFGESHGIAIGGIIDGCPAGIKIDFAAVQRDLDRRKPGQSKIVTQRKESDTVEFLSGIFEGVTTGTPIGFQIVNENQKSKDYSHIADSYRPSHADKTYTDKYGTRDYRGGGRSSARETACRVVAGAVAKQMLSSIQFHAYTSSVGDLKMDKPYQELDFAEIENNAVRCADSAFAKACEEKILQVRKAGDTIGGVVSCVIQNVPPSLGEPVFDKLHADLGKAMLSINAVKGFEYGSGFAGSAMLGSEHNDLYNADGSTKTNYSGGIQGGISNGMDIYFSVAFKPVATIMQSQSTIDKDGNATEMQGKGRHDPCVVPRAVPIVEAMAALVLADHFLRNKTSKV from the coding sequence ATGGCAGGAAATACTTTTGGGCAGGCTTTTAAACTGACCACCTTTGGAGAATCACACGGTATAGCAATAGGTGGCATCATTGACGGTTGTCCCGCAGGAATCAAAATTGATTTTGCTGCCGTTCAAAGAGATCTTGACAGACGCAAGCCTGGTCAAAGCAAGATCGTTACCCAGCGCAAAGAATCTGATACCGTAGAATTTCTATCAGGTATTTTTGAAGGAGTGACTACGGGAACGCCCATCGGCTTTCAGATCGTCAACGAGAACCAAAAGTCTAAGGACTACTCACACATCGCAGACAGTTATCGTCCCAGCCATGCAGATAAGACGTATACCGATAAGTACGGTACCCGCGACTATCGCGGCGGTGGACGCAGCAGTGCTCGAGAAACTGCCTGTAGGGTAGTGGCTGGTGCCGTGGCAAAGCAAATGCTATCATCCATCCAGTTCCACGCCTACACGAGTAGCGTTGGCGATCTCAAAATGGACAAACCCTATCAAGAGCTAGACTTTGCAGAAATTGAAAATAATGCAGTAAGATGTGCAGATTCCGCTTTCGCGAAAGCGTGTGAAGAAAAGATCCTGCAAGTGCGCAAGGCTGGCGATACTATAGGTGGTGTGGTAAGTTGCGTGATTCAAAATGTGCCACCATCCTTAGGCGAGCCTGTTTTTGACAAACTACATGCAGATCTGGGTAAAGCCATGCTCTCCATCAATGCCGTCAAGGGTTTTGAATACGGTAGCGGTTTTGCGGGTAGCGCCATGCTGGGCAGCGAGCATAACGATCTCTACAATGCAGACGGTAGTACAAAAACCAATTACAGCGGTGGTATTCAAGGTGGTATCTCTAATGGAATGGATATCTACTTTAGCGTGGCTTTCAAGCCCGTCGCCACCATTATGCAATCTCAATCTACCATCGACAAAGATGGAAACGCCACTGAAATGCAAGGCAAAGGCCGTCACGACCCATGCGTGGTTCCCAGAGCGGTTCCCATTGTAGAAGCCATGGCAGCACTGGTTCTAGCAGATCATTTTTTGAGAAATAAAACATCAAAAGTTTAA
- a CDS encoding dicarboxylate/amino acid:cation symporter → MKKLALHWQILIGMVLGILFGFLMVQFDWGRGFVEDWINPFGTIFVNLLKLIAVPLILASLIKGISDLKDIAKFRKMGLRTILIYIATTVIAITLGLGLVNLLNPGSGISQETIDNLSATYEGNSDIAGKLSTAAMQKDSGPLQALVDMVPDNAVAAMSNNSLMLQVIFFAIFLGISMLLIGEKAAEPLKNFFDSLNDVVLKMVDLIMLTAPFAVFALLANVVVSADDPDILLALLFYAGTVVLGLILMIVVYCLIFWLYVKKSPLWFLDKIAPAQLLAFSTSSSAATLPVTMERVEEHMGVEKEVASFVLPVGATINMDGTSLYQAVAAVFVCQALGIELALTAQLTIVLTALLASIGSAAVPGAGMVMLVIVLESINFPSELLPVALALIFAVDRPLDMLRTTVNVTGDATVASIVAKSLGKFGEPDVQEWDDHLDEVSS, encoded by the coding sequence ATGAAAAAATTAGCACTTCACTGGCAAATATTAATAGGAATGGTACTGGGAATCCTTTTTGGATTCCTGATGGTACAATTTGATTGGGGTCGTGGTTTTGTAGAAGACTGGATCAATCCATTCGGGACGATATTTGTGAATTTGCTTAAGCTTATAGCGGTGCCATTGATTCTTGCCTCGCTGATCAAAGGTATTTCTGATCTTAAGGACATAGCGAAATTCCGTAAAATGGGATTGCGCACCATTCTCATCTATATAGCCACCACAGTAATTGCGATCACCTTAGGCTTAGGACTGGTGAATCTATTAAATCCAGGATCTGGAATCTCACAAGAAACCATCGATAATTTAAGCGCTACCTATGAAGGCAATTCTGATATCGCTGGTAAACTATCTACTGCAGCCATGCAAAAAGATAGCGGACCTTTACAAGCACTTGTAGATATGGTTCCAGATAATGCCGTTGCTGCGATGTCCAACAACAGCCTGATGCTTCAGGTTATTTTCTTTGCTATTTTCTTAGGTATTTCCATGCTATTGATAGGTGAGAAGGCTGCAGAACCTTTGAAGAATTTCTTTGATTCCTTAAATGATGTGGTACTAAAAATGGTTGATTTGATCATGTTGACAGCACCTTTTGCAGTGTTTGCATTGTTAGCAAATGTTGTCGTGAGTGCAGACGATCCAGATATTCTACTCGCTTTGTTATTCTATGCAGGTACGGTTGTTCTAGGACTAATTTTGATGATTGTGGTGTACTGTTTAATATTCTGGTTATACGTCAAGAAATCGCCGCTATGGTTTTTGGACAAAATCGCTCCAGCTCAGTTATTGGCTTTTTCAACCAGTTCTAGTGCCGCAACGCTACCTGTAACCATGGAGCGTGTGGAAGAACACATGGGCGTGGAAAAAGAAGTAGCGAGTTTTGTACTGCCTGTTGGTGCTACCATTAATATGGATGGCACCAGTCTGTATCAGGCAGTGGCTGCGGTGTTTGTTTGTCAGGCATTGGGAATTGAATTGGCTTTGACCGCTCAATTAACTATAGTGTTGACGGCGCTGTTGGCATCTATTGGCTCTGCTGCGGTTCCTGGCGCTGGAATGGTGATGCTGGTGATTGTTTTGGAGTCCATTAATTTTCCTAGCGAACTACTACCGGTTGCTCTAGCCTTAATATTTGCCGTCGACCGACCGCTGGATATGTTGCGTACTACAGTGAATGTTACTGGTGACGCGACAGTAGCTTCTATAGTGGCGAAGTCTTTGGGTAAATTTGGCGAGCCAGATGTACAGGAATGGGATGACCACCTGGACGAGGTTTCTTCATAA
- the gshB gene encoding glutathione synthase encodes MNVCFIMYPWEEVHPESDSTLVLIHECMKRGHTVAMATPANLTIRDSIAYAFSKVIRKMDKVPAQMKSFYKRAQFKEKMLPLAGFDVIMMRANPPLDPIALNFLDSVKEDVFIVNDIEGLREANNKLYTACFVDPDNTIIPRTHVSKNKEYLKSVIKENPRDRMIMKPLNGYGGSGVIMIEKSAMFNVNSLLDFYIDNKDGTTNYVILQDYIDGADQGDSRILLLNGKPIGAVRRVPGGDDHRSNISAGGSFEKHNLTKAEKLLCKKIGPKLVNDGLFFVGIDVINGMLVEVNVMSPGGIVQINKSSKTKVQEKIIDYFEEETSIRKKALDRTQKLKNTLLNE; translated from the coding sequence ATGAATGTCTGTTTTATCATGTACCCGTGGGAAGAAGTCCATCCCGAGAGTGATTCCACGCTGGTGCTGATCCATGAATGCATGAAGCGTGGTCACACTGTTGCAATGGCAACTCCAGCAAATCTTACCATACGTGATAGCATAGCTTATGCATTCTCAAAAGTGATACGTAAGATGGACAAAGTGCCAGCTCAAATGAAATCTTTCTATAAGCGAGCACAATTCAAGGAAAAGATGTTACCACTGGCTGGTTTTGATGTGATCATGATGCGGGCTAATCCACCTCTAGATCCTATTGCACTCAACTTCTTGGACTCAGTTAAGGAAGATGTATTTATAGTGAATGATATTGAAGGATTGCGTGAGGCCAACAATAAGTTGTATACAGCTTGTTTTGTAGATCCAGACAACACGATCATACCTCGTACGCACGTTTCCAAAAACAAGGAATATTTAAAATCAGTCATTAAGGAAAACCCTCGAGATCGCATGATCATGAAGCCACTTAACGGTTATGGTGGTAGCGGCGTGATCATGATTGAGAAGAGTGCGATGTTTAATGTCAACTCTTTGCTGGATTTCTACATTGACAATAAAGACGGTACTACTAATTATGTAATCCTTCAAGATTATATCGATGGCGCAGATCAAGGAGATAGTCGCATTCTACTCCTTAACGGTAAACCTATAGGCGCCGTAAGACGTGTTCCTGGCGGCGATGATCATAGGTCCAACATTAGCGCTGGCGGCAGTTTTGAAAAACATAACCTGACAAAAGCTGAAAAGCTACTGTGTAAAAAAATAGGTCCCAAACTAGTAAACGATGGTTTGTTCTTTGTTGGGATCGATGTGATCAATGGCATGCTGGTAGAAGTTAACGTGATGTCACCTGGCGGCATTGTTCAAATCAATAAGTCCTCTAAAACCAAGGTCCAAGAAAAGATCATTGACTATTTTGAAGAAGAGACCAGCATTAGAAAAAAAGCTCTAGATAGAACCCAAAAACTCAAGAACACCCTACTGAATGAATAA
- a CDS encoding N-formylglutamate amidohydrolase, translated as MNKMSIRQILNKIEHEETFHAVVDDYSFSIKIDDYVPYVCAAIHDGHHFDKRLWKKCLHTEYDRWYEEDPATGTMISMLPITIIAHDSRFEYDLNRDPKNAIYETAWGKTLWKTPLSEEEKDSALQKHENFYRVILQLIVKLEELFGTTVFYDLHSYNYKRWDRKVPIFNIGTSNVDQIKYKLAIEQWKEILNKIELPIEQEVSCEINDVFQGNGFFLKYVTANSKNSLVLATEVSKIYCDEETGVVYPEVVHALKDKLKYYIQSHAYRFYDRHHTFDQ; from the coding sequence ATGAATAAAATGTCCATCCGTCAGATCTTGAATAAGATCGAGCATGAAGAAACATTTCATGCCGTTGTTGACGATTACTCGTTTTCCATAAAAATTGACGATTACGTTCCCTACGTATGCGCTGCAATACATGACGGACACCATTTTGATAAAAGACTATGGAAAAAGTGCTTGCATACAGAGTACGATCGCTGGTATGAAGAAGATCCGGCAACGGGTACCATGATTTCCATGTTGCCCATCACGATTATAGCACACGACAGCAGATTTGAGTATGATCTCAATAGAGATCCCAAAAACGCGATTTATGAAACCGCTTGGGGAAAAACACTTTGGAAAACGCCATTGTCAGAAGAGGAAAAAGACAGTGCACTTCAAAAGCACGAAAACTTTTATAGAGTCATTCTGCAATTGATTGTCAAGCTGGAAGAGCTCTTCGGGACTACCGTTTTTTATGATCTACATTCTTACAATTACAAACGTTGGGACCGCAAAGTCCCAATATTTAATATAGGTACTTCAAATGTTGATCAGATCAAATACAAATTGGCCATTGAACAATGGAAGGAAATTCTCAATAAAATTGAATTGCCTATTGAACAAGAAGTTTCTTGCGAAATCAATGATGTGTTTCAAGGAAACGGATTCTTTTTAAAATACGTGACTGCCAATTCCAAGAATTCCTTGGTTCTGGCTACTGAGGTTTCAAAAATATATTGCGATGAAGAAACCGGCGTTGTGTATCCAGAAGTGGTTCACGCCTTGAAGGACAAGCTCAAGTACTACATACAGTCGCACGCTTATCGTTTCTATGATCGCCACCATACCTTTGATCAGTAA
- a CDS encoding flavohemoglobin expression-modulating QEGLA motif protein, giving the protein MKLSKFTGEFQEVMEIDENIHRLVGNLELLAFINPLNIAQERKQFFKEKYKYNPKFKYRKVRFDTYKLHRLFFSQRLKDIDDKVIRDLYKDVVYTYSGMVQCIETISQPDNRFYFNSLRFYGTPTDKMVENAKFILHHREDDESAFAKAEPQLSTEQAIQFFEDYKKEYGFNFAIKTSSAMSAAAMVSNKDRALILKKNHQFSQHQLNVLAHHEIGVHLVTTFNAIEQPLKVFGNGFPNNVETQEGLAVFAEYMSGNLTVSRLRELAYRVIAADSLIKGNDFTETFNLIHNQYGLDRERAFNITLRVHRGGGFTKDALYLSGLQKIYNLHQAGESMESLLMGKCSLEYLPSVKRLQEVGLAKPITYKCKSYNSNNNKDQRVEWILQNLK; this is encoded by the coding sequence ATGAAGTTATCTAAGTTCACCGGCGAGTTTCAGGAAGTGATGGAAATCGATGAGAATATTCATCGATTGGTCGGTAATCTGGAACTGCTGGCGTTTATAAATCCGTTGAATATTGCTCAGGAACGCAAGCAATTTTTCAAGGAAAAGTACAAGTACAATCCTAAATTCAAATACCGCAAGGTGCGATTTGACACCTATAAACTGCATCGTCTATTTTTTAGCCAGCGGCTCAAGGACATCGATGACAAGGTTATACGAGACCTATACAAGGACGTGGTATATACCTACAGTGGTATGGTCCAGTGCATTGAGACCATAAGCCAGCCAGACAATCGGTTTTATTTCAACAGCCTACGGTTTTACGGTACGCCTACCGATAAGATGGTGGAAAACGCAAAGTTCATCCTACACCATAGGGAAGATGATGAGTCCGCTTTCGCGAAAGCGGAACCTCAATTATCTACAGAACAAGCGATCCAATTCTTTGAAGATTATAAAAAGGAATACGGTTTCAACTTTGCCATCAAAACTAGCAGCGCCATGAGTGCCGCGGCAATGGTTTCCAATAAAGACCGTGCACTTATATTGAAGAAGAATCACCAGTTCTCGCAGCACCAGCTTAATGTTTTGGCGCACCACGAGATAGGTGTACACCTGGTCACGACTTTTAATGCGATCGAGCAACCCTTAAAAGTGTTCGGGAATGGATTCCCCAACAATGTGGAAACACAGGAAGGACTAGCCGTTTTTGCGGAATATATGAGTGGTAATTTGACCGTTTCCAGACTGCGAGAATTGGCTTATCGTGTGATTGCCGCAGACAGCCTTATCAAAGGAAACGACTTCACAGAAACCTTTAACCTGATCCATAATCAGTACGGTCTGGATCGTGAGCGAGCCTTCAATATTACCTTGAGAGTTCACCGTGGTGGCGGTTTTACGAAAGATGCATTATACCTTTCTGGTCTTCAAAAAATATACAACCTTCATCAAGCCGGCGAAAGCATGGAATCATTGTTGATGGGTAAATGTTCCCTAGAATACTTGCCATCTGTAAAAAGATTGCAGGAAGTAGGTCTTGCTAAACCCATTACTTATAAATGCAAATCCTACAATTCCAATAACAATAAAGACCAACGTGTAGAATGGATATTGCAAAATTTAAAATAG
- a CDS encoding PhnA domain-containing protein, translated as MSELQKELEERSGNVCELCASKESLLVYDVPDSPSDVKDTRILACSTCVNQLTDSDQVDANHWRCLNDSMWSPVPAVQVVAYRMLNQLKPEGWPVDLLDMMYLEDDVKEWAMAGIASGPQLVHRDANGHVLSKGDSVVLIKDLDVKGANFTAKRGTPVRNISLDHENENHIEGKVNGQHIVILTQYVKKS; from the coding sequence ATGTCAGAATTGCAAAAAGAGCTAGAAGAACGCTCTGGAAACGTTTGTGAACTTTGTGCTTCCAAGGAATCACTATTGGTCTATGATGTACCTGATTCACCTAGTGATGTCAAGGATACTCGTATTCTAGCTTGTTCTACCTGTGTCAATCAGCTTACAGATTCTGATCAAGTAGATGCTAATCACTGGCGTTGTCTTAACGACTCTATGTGGAGTCCAGTTCCAGCAGTTCAAGTTGTAGCCTATAGAATGTTGAACCAACTCAAACCAGAAGGCTGGCCTGTGGATTTATTGGATATGATGTATTTGGAAGATGATGTAAAAGAATGGGCAATGGCAGGTATTGCATCTGGACCGCAATTGGTGCATCGTGATGCTAACGGTCATGTTCTGTCAAAAGGCGACAGCGTGGTACTTATCAAAGACCTAGACGTTAAAGGAGCTAATTTTACGGCAAAGCGTGGTACACCTGTGCGCAACATTTCACTGGATCATGAAAATGAAAACCACATTGAAGGAAAAGTTAATGGCCAGCATATTGTGATATTAACGCAGTACGTGAAGAAGAGTTAA
- the gldG gene encoding gliding motility-associated ABC transporter substrate-binding protein GldG, protein MIKIVRNIALLIVALVAINYLSGKFHKRFDLTENQRYTIAPETKKLLDEAELPIFIDVFLDGELPSEFLKLKQETRQLLEELAAIHPNVKYDFLDPVENLNPEEANQVVQQLAREGVQPAVANIIEKGKQTNVTVFPYAIIAYDGKRTAIPLLKSVARSTTEQRVNSSINQLEYQLADGLRKVSKPKDKTIAILRDSGELSNLQIADFIRSLQAYYRIAPFGIEFVTSSDSVTPVKVLNELKKYDLVVEPKPTVAFSETKKYVLDQYVMNGGNLLMAVDPIIMENDSLANPDQKAYALSRDLNLDDMLFRYGLRLNRGLIKDVQSGALALATGQGRNTQYEAFQWPYYPMASGDSTSDITRNLEEVKFEYTGSLDTLKSSSKKQILLSSSAETAIVTLPSAISLNELDDEIDPQLYRSGSQPLAAIAQGSFISAYKNRVKPFEIKDHKDETSEASIFLAADGDIMKNQIDRGQPQDLGYDMRTGQFYGNKEFLMNVVNYMLDDDNLIALRNKEIKVPFLDIKRSYDHRLLWQTINIVVPLLIILGFGGLFLWLRKRKYTS, encoded by the coding sequence ATGATCAAGATCGTTAGAAATATAGCCTTGTTGATCGTTGCGCTCGTTGCGATAAACTATCTGTCTGGAAAGTTTCACAAACGCTTTGACCTGACTGAAAACCAGCGGTACACCATTGCTCCCGAAACGAAAAAACTGCTGGATGAAGCCGAGCTTCCCATTTTTATAGATGTATTCTTGGATGGCGAGTTACCGTCAGAATTTCTCAAATTGAAACAGGAGACCAGACAATTACTAGAAGAACTGGCCGCCATACATCCCAATGTGAAATATGATTTTCTCGATCCTGTGGAAAATCTCAATCCAGAAGAAGCAAATCAGGTCGTCCAGCAACTCGCTCGAGAAGGCGTACAACCTGCCGTCGCCAATATTATTGAAAAGGGAAAACAGACCAATGTTACCGTGTTTCCCTATGCGATCATCGCTTATGACGGTAAACGTACCGCGATCCCATTGTTGAAATCGGTAGCGCGATCCACTACAGAGCAACGAGTGAATTCTTCCATCAATCAATTGGAATACCAACTGGCAGATGGCTTGCGCAAGGTGTCCAAGCCCAAGGACAAAACCATTGCCATACTGCGCGATAGCGGTGAGTTGAGTAATCTACAAATCGCCGATTTCATTAGATCTCTACAGGCATATTATCGTATTGCGCCATTCGGGATTGAATTTGTTACTTCTAGTGATAGTGTGACGCCAGTAAAAGTGCTGAATGAATTGAAGAAATACGATCTGGTGGTCGAGCCCAAACCAACCGTCGCCTTTTCTGAAACCAAAAAATACGTACTTGATCAATATGTCATGAATGGTGGGAATTTGCTCATGGCGGTAGATCCTATCATTATGGAAAATGATAGCCTAGCAAACCCAGATCAAAAGGCCTATGCACTCTCCAGAGATTTAAATTTGGATGACATGCTCTTTAGATACGGTTTGCGTTTGAATCGTGGCTTGATAAAGGATGTTCAAAGTGGTGCTCTGGCTCTAGCGACAGGACAAGGTCGAAACACACAGTACGAGGCTTTTCAATGGCCCTACTACCCTATGGCCAGTGGTGATAGTACCAGCGACATCACACGCAATCTGGAAGAAGTGAAATTTGAATATACCGGTAGCCTAGACACTTTGAAAAGCTCTAGTAAAAAGCAAATTTTATTATCATCAAGCGCTGAAACTGCTATAGTTACTTTACCATCTGCTATTTCTCTAAATGAATTGGATGATGAGATAGATCCGCAATTGTATAGATCAGGTAGCCAGCCACTGGCAGCCATCGCCCAAGGATCTTTTATTAGTGCCTATAAAAACCGTGTCAAGCCATTCGAAATCAAAGATCATAAGGATGAGACCAGCGAGGCTTCCATTTTTCTGGCGGCAGATGGCGACATCATGAAAAATCAAATAGATCGCGGTCAGCCGCAAGATCTAGGATATGACATGCGAACCGGTCAGTTTTATGGGAATAAGGAATTCTTGATGAATGTGGTCAACTACATGCTGGATGATGACAATTTGATTGCCTTGAGAAATAAGGAAATCAAGGTTCCGTTTCTAGATATCAAGCGCAGTTATGACCATAGATTATTGTGGCAAACGATCAACATTGTCGTGCCGTTGTTGATCATACTCGGTTTCGGTGGATTGTTCCTGTGGTTGCGTAAGAGAAAATACACTTCTTAA
- the gldF gene encoding gliding motility-associated ABC transporter permease subunit GldF encodes MKAIYLKEIRGFFSSLSGYLVLCIFLLVSGLFVFVFDGEFNVLNYGFADLTPFFLLIPWLFMFLIPAICMRSFTVERDLGTLEILLTRPISIRSLIGGKFAAAFTITTLALVPTIIYVITVGTLGQTSYNIDLGSTFGSYLGALLMSLGYVSISIWCSTVTKNQIIAFLIAALVCFVMYFGFEGAAGYLVTDDLIASFGMKYHYESMARGVIDTRDVVYFVSVAVFFFALSEISLKKSLNRNS; translated from the coding sequence ATGAAAGCCATTTATCTAAAGGAAATACGTGGATTCTTCAGCAGCCTGAGCGGTTATTTGGTGCTGTGTATTTTCCTATTGGTTAGTGGTTTGTTTGTGTTTGTATTTGATGGTGAATTCAATGTGCTTAACTATGGTTTTGCAGATCTGACTCCGTTTTTTCTATTGATACCATGGTTGTTTATGTTCTTGATTCCCGCGATATGCATGCGCAGTTTCACGGTAGAACGCGATCTGGGCACATTGGAAATATTATTGACCAGACCCATTTCCATACGATCCTTAATAGGTGGGAAATTTGCTGCGGCCTTTACAATAACCACCTTGGCATTGGTGCCTACAATCATTTATGTCATCACGGTTGGTACTTTGGGACAGACTTCTTACAATATCGATTTGGGCAGTACCTTCGGTAGCTATTTAGGTGCCTTATTGATGTCGTTGGGCTACGTGAGTATTTCCATATGGTGCAGTACGGTGACTAAGAATCAGATCATAGCTTTTCTCATTGCGGCGCTGGTTTGTTTTGTAATGTATTTTGGCTTTGAAGGTGCCGCAGGTTATCTCGTTACCGACGATTTGATCGCGTCTTTTGGCATGAAATATCACTATGAAAGTATGGCGCGCGGCGTTATCGACACGCGTGATGTCGTGTACTTTGTGAGCGTCGCTGTTTTCTTTTTCGCTTTAAGCGAAATTTCACTCAAAAAAAGCCTGAATAGGAATTCATGA
- a CDS encoding putative quinol monooxygenase, with protein sequence MIVRIVQMHFSENKIDDFKVLFEDIKEKIRHQPGCEFLELYQGTDDPQTFFTYSYWNSSTDLNNYRNSALFQEIWPKTKAMFDQKPVATSAEKLHSLS encoded by the coding sequence ATGATAGTAAGGATTGTACAGATGCATTTTTCTGAAAACAAAATCGATGATTTCAAAGTCTTATTTGAGGATATCAAAGAGAAGATACGTCATCAACCTGGATGTGAATTTCTAGAGCTTTATCAAGGAACTGATGATCCACAAACCTTTTTTACCTACAGCTACTGGAATTCTTCAACCGATTTAAATAACTATCGAAATTCTGCGTTGTTTCAAGAGATATGGCCTAAAACCAAAGCCATGTTTGATCAAAAGCCCGTCGCTACCAGCGCAGAAAAACTTCACAGCCTTTCATGA
- a CDS encoding SAM hydrolase/SAM-dependent halogenase family protein yields MAIITLTTDFGWKDPYVGAVKGAILKELDAVTIVDISHDISPFHIAEAAYIIQKAYDSFPDGTIHIIGVDAEHTPENKHVAILLNGHYFICADNGSLCLIMSKLKAEKMVEINIHDRISSNFTTLDVFVKTACHIARGGTLEVIGKPINSLRSITGIHPQVSESGNYINGQVIYIDNYGNSVTNISRELFKEVGRGRTFELAARSEKHKVIYDRYSDIVNFDTPPEKRDVDGKGLVIFNTAGLIEIATYRSNPLTVGSASTLFGLQLDAPVIINFENK; encoded by the coding sequence ATGGCCATAATTACATTGACGACAGATTTTGGCTGGAAAGATCCCTATGTAGGCGCGGTTAAGGGTGCTATCCTTAAAGAATTGGACGCTGTTACCATTGTTGATATTTCTCACGACATCTCGCCTTTTCACATTGCAGAGGCTGCCTATATCATTCAAAAGGCCTACGATTCCTTTCCTGATGGGACGATTCACATTATAGGCGTCGATGCCGAACATACTCCAGAAAACAAGCATGTCGCCATTCTATTGAACGGCCATTATTTTATTTGTGCTGACAATGGATCACTGTGTTTGATCATGAGTAAGCTCAAGGCAGAAAAAATGGTAGAGATCAACATTCACGATCGCATATCGTCCAACTTCACGACGCTGGACGTATTTGTGAAAACGGCCTGCCACATTGCTCGTGGCGGTACGCTAGAAGTTATAGGCAAGCCCATCAATTCACTACGATCTATTACGGGTATCCACCCGCAAGTGTCTGAAAGTGGGAACTACATTAACGGTCAAGTGATTTACATTGATAATTACGGGAACAGTGTGACCAACATTAGTCGGGAATTGTTCAAAGAAGTAGGTCGTGGCCGTACTTTTGAGCTTGCGGCACGCAGTGAAAAGCACAAAGTGATTTACGACCGTTATTCTGATATCGTGAATTTTGACACGCCACCAGAAAAACGTGATGTGGACGGTAAAGGACTAGTCATTTTCAACACAGCTGGATTGATTGAAATCGCCACTTATAGATCGAATCCTTTGACCGTTGGTAGCGCCAGTACGTTATTCGGTTTACAGCTAGATGCACCAGTCATCATAAACTTTGAAAACAAATGA